From one Luteipulveratus mongoliensis genomic stretch:
- the sfnG gene encoding dimethylsulfone monooxygenase SfnG yields the protein MSDLSFAYWVPNVSGGLVVSTLPQRTDHSPAYNIETAQIAERNGFDYALTQVRYLASYGADAQHESTSFSQLLLAHTERLKVIAAVHPGFWQPAVLAKLAATAQEWSGGRFALNVVSGWFAKEFTNLGEPWLDHEERYRRSEEFIEVLRGAWGEDDFAFRGDFYRTRDLTFRPQPETPPEVFQGGNSTSARRMAGRLSDWYFMNGNTIEAVREQIDEVSGYGVQHNRRPGFGLNGFAVVRDTEDEARQVVQDIIDNADADKVRDFGNAVKAAGQSSSDGKGMWAGSEFKDLVQYNDGFKTGLVGTPEQVARRIVDYKKVGVDLLLLGFLHVKEEVERFGRDVIPLVRELEARESPERRTA from the coding sequence ATGAGCGACCTCTCCTTTGCCTACTGGGTACCCAACGTCTCCGGCGGTCTTGTCGTCAGCACCCTGCCGCAGCGCACCGATCACAGCCCGGCGTACAACATCGAGACGGCGCAGATCGCCGAGCGCAACGGCTTCGACTACGCCCTGACCCAGGTGCGCTACCTGGCGTCGTACGGCGCCGATGCCCAGCACGAGTCGACCTCCTTCTCCCAGCTGCTGCTGGCGCACACCGAGCGCCTCAAGGTGATCGCCGCGGTCCACCCAGGCTTCTGGCAGCCGGCGGTGCTGGCCAAGCTCGCGGCCACAGCGCAGGAGTGGAGCGGCGGCCGGTTCGCGCTCAACGTCGTCTCCGGCTGGTTCGCCAAGGAGTTCACCAACCTGGGGGAGCCGTGGCTGGATCACGAGGAGCGCTACCGCCGGTCGGAGGAGTTCATCGAGGTGCTGCGTGGTGCGTGGGGCGAGGACGACTTCGCCTTCCGTGGCGACTTCTACCGCACCCGTGACCTGACGTTCCGGCCGCAGCCGGAGACGCCGCCGGAGGTGTTCCAGGGAGGCAACTCCACCAGCGCCCGGCGGATGGCCGGTCGGTTGTCGGACTGGTACTTCATGAACGGCAACACGATCGAGGCCGTACGCGAGCAGATCGATGAGGTCAGCGGCTACGGCGTCCAGCACAACCGGCGTCCGGGCTTCGGGCTCAACGGTTTTGCGGTCGTACGTGACACGGAGGACGAGGCGCGCCAGGTCGTACAGGACATCATCGACAACGCCGACGCCGACAAGGTCCGCGACTTCGGCAACGCCGTGAAGGCCGCCGGCCAGTCCAGCAGTGACGGCAAGGGCATGTGGGCGGGATCGGAGTTCAAGGACCTGGTCCAGTACAACGACGGCTTCAAGACCGGGCTGGTCGGCACACCGGAGCAGGTCGCCCGGCGGATCGTCGACTACAAGAAGGTCGGGGTCGACCTGCTGCTGCTCGGCTTCCTGCATGTCAAGGAAGAGGTGGAGCGCTTCGGTCGCGACGTCATCCCGCTGGTGCGTGAGCTCGAGGCACGCGAGTCGCCGGAGCGGCGTACGGCCTGA
- a CDS encoding right-handed parallel beta-helix repeat-containing protein — MNLTRRQLIRGSTAAVSVAALAACDSHSPPVSATSRPAQVDLRDIAPSIDLGGTASATTQLQHVLDATPAGTTVRVPLGTTLNLSAGPVRIRRQLVIDGRGAHVVANGTTPAWQLGSDASGASFIGLQLHGDKPTRYALNHRAFDIAGTPAHPVRGLRFTDVTVDGFGAAGWWAGHMSGAILEDCTVTRCCYAGFMMMSASRVELRNPTVSALQGILAGGYLQSYPIAFTRDATRPIELSPVSRDCTVRGGHISRTGWEGVDTHGGVGIKVIGTTIKGCLIGIAFVPSSDTNGHDRWAPQHCVARSCEIDSGVSDGSKGPGVRLVGAGGPGARIMAATGEVRDNIIRGHGGGLRPDGVGSDPNNVSGGIQMYQTQGVQLEGNRIEEPSPFGISLWYDNANVSVGNTMVVDPWSDQFATPSAVGLCSTGNSVRLGAVQLRTGERSAGYRDVGGVYARTAKGNSMKLTGGHGFTAAATPFAGARLAAPHI, encoded by the coding sequence ATGAACCTCACCCGCCGGCAGCTGATCCGAGGGTCGACGGCTGCCGTATCCGTTGCCGCCCTCGCCGCCTGCGACTCGCACAGCCCTCCGGTGAGCGCCACCAGCCGCCCTGCGCAGGTCGATCTGCGCGACATCGCGCCTTCGATCGACCTCGGCGGCACGGCGTCCGCGACGACCCAGCTCCAGCACGTTCTCGACGCAACACCTGCCGGTACGACCGTCCGTGTCCCGCTCGGCACCACGCTCAACCTCTCGGCCGGCCCGGTCCGAATCCGCCGTCAGCTGGTCATCGACGGCCGCGGCGCGCACGTCGTGGCCAACGGCACGACGCCCGCCTGGCAGCTGGGATCGGATGCATCCGGAGCCTCGTTCATCGGGCTGCAGCTGCATGGCGACAAGCCGACGCGGTACGCCCTCAACCACCGCGCCTTCGACATCGCGGGGACGCCGGCCCACCCGGTCCGTGGGCTGCGGTTCACCGATGTCACGGTCGACGGATTCGGCGCTGCGGGCTGGTGGGCGGGCCATATGAGCGGCGCGATACTGGAGGACTGCACCGTGACCCGCTGCTGCTACGCGGGCTTCATGATGATGTCGGCCAGCCGGGTCGAGCTGCGCAACCCGACCGTGTCCGCACTGCAGGGCATCCTGGCCGGCGGCTACCTCCAGTCCTACCCGATCGCCTTCACCCGCGATGCCACCAGGCCGATCGAGCTGAGCCCGGTCTCGCGCGACTGCACGGTCCGCGGGGGCCACATCAGTCGTACCGGCTGGGAGGGCGTCGACACCCACGGGGGCGTCGGCATCAAGGTCATCGGTACGACGATCAAGGGCTGCCTCATCGGCATCGCCTTCGTCCCGAGCTCGGACACCAACGGCCACGACCGCTGGGCGCCGCAGCACTGCGTGGCGCGCAGCTGTGAGATCGACAGCGGCGTCAGCGACGGCTCCAAGGGACCTGGAGTGCGGCTCGTCGGCGCGGGCGGGCCCGGTGCTCGCATCATGGCCGCCACCGGAGAGGTGCGGGACAACATCATTCGCGGCCACGGCGGTGGCCTGCGGCCGGACGGCGTCGGCTCCGACCCCAACAACGTCTCCGGCGGGATTCAGATGTACCAGACCCAGGGCGTACAGCTGGAGGGCAACCGCATCGAGGAGCCCTCGCCGTTCGGGATCTCTCTCTGGTACGACAACGCCAACGTCTCGGTCGGCAACACGATGGTCGTCGACCCGTGGTCGGACCAGTTCGCCACACCGTCCGCGGTCGGGCTGTGCTCGACGGGCAACAGCGTCCGCCTGGGCGCGGTGCAGCTGCGCACGGGTGAGCGGTCGGCGGGCTACCGCGACGTCGGTGGTGTCTACGCCCGGACTGCCAAGGGCAACTCGATGAAGCTCACTGGCGGACACGGATTCACAGCAGCCGCAACGCCATTCGCGGGTGCGCGGCTGGCGGCGCCGCACATCTGA